The sequence GGCCCCCTGCTGTTCGCGCCGCTCGGGGCCGATATAGCCGGCGGCCTTGCGCCCGCGCCGGCGGTCGGGGCCGAAGAACTCGCGGGTGCGGATATAAGGGCGCGGCCGCTCGATCAATTCCTCGATCCGCTGCGACAGCGATTGCGCGGAGACGGGCTTGGCCAGGAACTCGGTCACGCCCAGATCGCGCGCCTTCAGCACCCGCGAACGTTCGGTATGGCCGGTCACCATGATGATCGGCAAGAACGGGTTCGGGCTGTCGGGCTCGGTGCGAATCTTGCGGACAAGCTCAAGGCCGTCGACGGGATACATCTCCCAGTCGATCAGCGCGAAATCCACCGGGTCCTTTTTCATCGCCATCCAGGCCAGGCCGCCGTCATGCGCCTCGACGATCTCGCGCACGCCCACCGCCTCCAGCAGCGCTTTCAGCAGCTTGCGCATATGGGAATTGTCCTCGACGAGGAGGACTCGGATTTTGTTGAACTGATAGGCCATCGGACCGTTGGGGTGCCGGGAATGAGCGGACCTTATGCCTGGCGCTCCGCCTTTTCAAGCCGGGCGGCCTGCGCCTGGGCGGCTTTGGACCCCGGCGGACGGCCCAATTGTCCCGAGATAAAGCGCCCGGCTTGCGCCAAAGCCGCGAAATCGACGCCCGTTACGACGCCCAACCCATCGAGCATGTAAATAACATCCTCCGATGCCACATTGCCGGAGGCGCCCTTGGCGTAGGGGCAGCCGCCCAATCCGGCGACGGCCGAATCGACCGTCGCGATTCCCCCCTCCAGGCAGGCGAGAATATTGGCGAGCGCTTGGCCCCACGTATCGTGAAAATGGATTGCGAGCCGTTCGCGCGGCACCACGGCCGCGACCGCCTCGACCATCGCGCGCGCTTTGGCGGGCGTACCCACCCCGATCGTGTCCCCGAGCGAGACTTCGTAGCAGCCCATCGCGCGCAATTGCGCCGCCACATCCGCGACCGCCGACACGGCGATCTCGCCTTCGTACGGGCAGCCGAGCACGCAGGAGATATAGCCGCGCACTTTCATGCCTTCGGCGATCGCTTTGGCGGCGACGGGGCGGAAGCGCTCCAGGCTTTCCGCGATCGAGCAATTGATGTTCTTGCGCGAGAAGCTTTCCGACGCGGCACCGAAGATCGCGATCTCCGTCACGTTCGCCTTCAACGCCGCGTCGAGGCCTTGCAGGTTGGGCACGAGAACCGGGTACGACACGCCGGGTTTGCGCTTGATGCCCGCCATGACTTTGTCGGTGTCGGCCATCTGCGGCACCCATTTGGGCGAGACGAACGCGCCCGCCTCGATCGCCGACAACCCCGACGCCGATAGAAGATCGATCAACGCGATCTTGGTCGCGGCGTCGATCGGTGTCTTTTCGTTTTGCAGCCCGTCGCGCGGACCGACCTCAACCATTTTGACTTTCGCCGGGATCATGGTGCGGCCGCCTCGAACACCACGAGTTCCTCGCCTTCCGAAGTCTGTTCGCCCGGCTTGAAGCGCACGCGCACGACCGTTCCATCGGCGGGGGCGACGATCGTGTGCTCCATCTTCATCGCTTCGAGTACGACCAGCTTCTGCCCTTTGGTCACTTTCTGACCGTCCGCGACGGCGACAGACACGATCTTGCCCGGCATCGGCGCGATCAACTTGCCGCCCGCCCCGCCTTGCGCGTCCGTCATCGCCAGCGCGTCGATCAGGGTCAGCGTCGTGCTTTCGGCGCCTTGGAAGACGATCGTGTCGAGCCCGCGTCGCACGATATCGGCCTCGACCTTATGCCCATCGAGCGTGGCGGTGAGACGACCGTCCGGCGACAACACGGCTTGCGCCGCGATCGACCCGCCGGGCAAATCGAAGATATAGCCCGCCGCCCCGCGATAATGGACGCGCACGGGCGGCAAATCCTTGAACGCGATCTCGTCATGCGCATCGCCGTTGAGGCGCCAACCCGGCACGCGAGCCCACGGGCTGTCGGGCGCCGCGGCGATAGCGGCATCCTCCCGCGCGCGCAGAATCGCGAGCACGGCGAGCGCTACTGTCGTGTCGTCCGGTGCCGTCACGACGGGGATCAGCGCTTCATTGTGGCGCGCGATGAAGCCCGTATCGACTTCGCCCGCCGCGAAAGAAGGATGCCGTGCGACGCGCGCAAGGAACGCCACGTTGTTCGCCGGGCCGACGATGCGCACGTGATCGAGCGCCGCGCCGAGCCGCGCCAGCGCGCTCGCGCGATCGGGGCCGTGGACGATCAGCTTGGCGATCATCGGATCGTAATGGATCGAGACGGCATCGCCTTCGCGCACACCGGTATCGATGCGCGCGCCTTCCGC comes from Alphaproteobacteria bacterium and encodes:
- a CDS encoding hydroxymethylglutaryl-CoA lyase, which translates into the protein MIPAKVKMVEVGPRDGLQNEKTPIDAATKIALIDLLSASGLSAIEAGAFVSPKWVPQMADTDKVMAGIKRKPGVSYPVLVPNLQGLDAALKANVTEIAIFGAASESFSRKNINCSIAESLERFRPVAAKAIAEGMKVRGYISCVLGCPYEGEIAVSAVADVAAQLRAMGCYEVSLGDTIGVGTPAKARAMVEAVAAVVPRERLAIHFHDTWGQALANILACLEGGIATVDSAVAGLGGCPYAKGASGNVASEDVIYMLDGLGVVTGVDFAALAQAGRFISGQLGRPPGSKAAQAQAARLEKAERQA
- a CDS encoding response regulator; translated protein: MAYQFNKIRVLLVEDNSHMRKLLKALLEAVGVREIVEAHDGGLAWMAMKKDPVDFALIDWEMYPVDGLELVRKIRTEPDSPNPFLPIIMVTGHTERSRVLKARDLGVTEFLAKPVSAQSLSQRIEELIERPRPYIRTREFFGPDRRRGRKAAGYIGPERREQQGA